The proteins below are encoded in one region of Kineococcus mangrovi:
- a CDS encoding mycoredoxin has product MSTIEAPAAGSVTMFTTTWCGYCRRLKSQMDREGISYSEVNIEEVPDAAEYVMQVNGGNQTVPTLLFPDGSAATNPSLAEVKAKLS; this is encoded by the coding sequence GTGTCCACGATCGAGGCCCCGGCGGCCGGCAGCGTCACCATGTTCACGACGACGTGGTGCGGGTACTGCCGCCGCCTGAAGTCGCAGATGGACCGCGAGGGCATCAGCTACTCCGAGGTCAACATCGAGGAGGTCCCCGACGCGGCCGAGTACGTCATGCAGGTCAACGGCGGCAACCAGACCGTGCCGACCCTGCTGTTCCCCGACGGCTCCGCGGCCACCAACCCCTCGCTCGCCGAGGTGAAGGCCAAGCTCTCCTGA
- a CDS encoding DUF5679 domain-containing protein has translation MADTWSGEFYCVKCKEKREAEGQVVETNGRRMAKGTCPVCGTNLNRILGKAS, from the coding sequence ATGGCCGACACCTGGAGCGGCGAGTTCTACTGCGTGAAGTGCAAGGAGAAGCGCGAGGCCGAGGGGCAGGTCGTGGAGACCAACGGCCGCCGCATGGCCAAGGGCACCTGCCCCGTCTGCGGGACCAACCTCAACCGCATCCTCGGCAAGGCGAGCTGA
- a CDS encoding zinc-dependent metalloprotease, whose translation MGQRDDVTPGEEPEEGRDRSGDGQEGSGEQEERGGQPGFRPSGTPGRKPEPRSGDSGGPANPLEELLGPLFGGQFPGGGAGGFPGGFPGGLPQGLPGFGDAGFDPAMMGQILSQLQKFLSNPSDAPVNWDVAHDLARQAAAAKGDPTPHAVDRREVDDALRVADLWLDGVTDLAQAATSLEAWSRAEWVEKTMPVWRQLVEPVAANVASAMGDAMASQAPPEMAAMLGSAGAMLRQVGGGVFGMQVGQAIGQLAGEVLSTTDVGLPLSPTGRTALLPENVRAFADGLEVPIDEVRRYLALRETAHQRLFAHVPWLRSHLLGSVESFARGISVDTDRIAEAARQVDPSNPESLQEALQSGIFEPESSPEQKAALARLETALALVEGWVDHVTDEAAKNVLPHANALRETMRRRRATGGPAEHAFAVLVGLELRPRRAREASALWEQLLTRGGRSVRDAVWDHPDLLPVAEDLDDADAATRFVDRRVDGAGPRAGDQGEDDMDAALRELLDGGSGEDGRGKDPQG comes from the coding sequence GTGGGCCAGCGAGACGACGTGACACCGGGCGAGGAGCCGGAGGAGGGGCGCGACCGCTCCGGGGACGGCCAGGAGGGTTCCGGCGAGCAGGAGGAGCGCGGCGGTCAGCCCGGGTTCCGCCCGTCCGGGACGCCCGGGAGGAAGCCGGAACCGCGCAGCGGGGACTCCGGCGGTCCGGCCAACCCCCTCGAGGAGCTCCTCGGCCCCCTGTTCGGCGGGCAGTTCCCCGGCGGCGGTGCCGGCGGGTTCCCCGGTGGCTTCCCCGGCGGTCTGCCGCAGGGCCTGCCCGGTTTCGGGGACGCGGGGTTCGACCCGGCGATGATGGGGCAGATCCTGTCCCAGCTGCAGAAGTTCCTGTCCAACCCCTCCGACGCCCCCGTGAACTGGGACGTCGCGCACGACCTCGCCCGGCAGGCCGCCGCCGCGAAGGGCGACCCGACGCCGCACGCGGTCGACCGCCGCGAGGTCGACGACGCCCTGCGGGTGGCCGACCTGTGGCTGGACGGCGTCACCGACCTCGCGCAGGCCGCGACGTCGCTGGAGGCGTGGAGCCGGGCGGAGTGGGTCGAGAAGACGATGCCGGTGTGGCGCCAGCTCGTGGAGCCCGTCGCCGCGAACGTGGCCTCGGCCATGGGGGACGCGATGGCCTCGCAGGCCCCGCCGGAGATGGCCGCGATGCTCGGCTCGGCCGGGGCGATGCTGCGCCAGGTCGGCGGCGGCGTGTTCGGCATGCAGGTGGGGCAGGCCATCGGCCAGCTCGCCGGTGAGGTGCTGTCGACGACCGACGTCGGGCTCCCGCTGTCCCCCACCGGCCGGACCGCGCTGCTGCCGGAGAACGTGCGCGCGTTCGCCGACGGCCTCGAGGTCCCGATCGACGAGGTGCGGCGCTACCTGGCGCTGCGCGAGACGGCGCACCAGCGCCTCTTCGCGCACGTGCCGTGGCTGCGCTCGCACCTGCTGGGCTCGGTGGAGTCGTTCGCGCGCGGCATCTCCGTGGACACCGACCGGATCGCCGAGGCCGCCCGCCAGGTCGACCCGTCGAACCCGGAGTCGCTGCAGGAGGCCCTGCAGTCGGGCATCTTCGAGCCGGAGAGCAGCCCGGAGCAGAAGGCCGCCCTGGCCCGGCTGGAGACGGCGCTCGCGCTCGTCGAGGGCTGGGTCGACCACGTCACCGACGAGGCGGCGAAGAACGTCCTCCCGCACGCGAACGCGCTGCGCGAGACGATGCGCCGGCGCCGCGCGACGGGTGGACCGGCCGAGCACGCGTTCGCCGTCCTCGTCGGTCTGGAGCTGCGCCCGCGCCGGGCGCGCGAGGCGAGCGCCCTGTGGGAGCAGCTGCTCACCCGCGGGGGCCGCAGCGTCCGGGACGCGGTCTGGGACCACCCGGACCTGCTGCCCGTGGCCGAGGACCTGGACGACGCCGACGCGGCGACGCGGTTCGTCGACCGCCGCGTCGACGGCGCCGGCCCCCGGGCCGGGGACCAGGGCGAGGACGACATGGACGCCGCGCTGCGCGAACTGCTCGACGGCGGCAGCGGTGAGGACGGCCGGGGGAAGGACCCGCAGGGCTGA
- a CDS encoding ATP-dependent helicase — protein sequence MTDVTTTPTTPRTHQDADGVLEGLDPEQRQVATTLDGPVCVLAGAGTGKTRAITHRIAYGVHSGAYVPNRVLAVTFTARAAGEMRTRLRDLGVAGVQARTFHAAALRQLQFFWPQSIGGTLPNLVEHKAPLVADACHRLRIQADRARVRDLSAEVEWTKVMLVDPDDYVRSATAAGRGEPGGLDLATVARLVRTYEDVKTDRAVIDFEDVLLLTAGILDERPDVAATVREQYRHFVVDEYQDVSPLQQRLLDLWLGGRQDLCVVGDASQTIYSFAGATPEHLLDFPRRHPGATVVRLVRDYRSTPEVVQLANSVLSQATGLHARARLELIAQRPSGPPPSFTAYDDDVAEASGVAARIAAEIRAGRSAKDVAVLFRTNGQSQALESALADAGVGYVVRGGERFFSRKEVRDAVVLLRGAARSALPGHDLGEETRAVLGSAGWSSTAPTAGGATRERWESLQALVVLADELAQKRPGATVADLVDELVERSQAQHAPTVDGVTLASFHAAKGLEWDVVHLVGVSEGLLPISFAETPEDVEEERRLLYVGITRAREGIHLSWAGARTPGGRATRKPSRFLDAVRPQAAPAGRRPAGGGSSKPRSSGPMTCRVCGGALSVAVDRKLRRHADCPASYDEAVFERLREWRSATARAAEVPAYVVFTDATLMAIAEAVPASTAELSRIGGVGPSKLEKYGDDVLGVIAG from the coding sequence ATGACGGACGTGACGACGACCCCGACGACCCCGAGGACCCACCAGGACGCCGACGGCGTGCTCGAGGGGCTGGACCCCGAGCAGCGCCAGGTGGCCACGACGCTCGACGGGCCGGTCTGCGTGCTGGCCGGGGCCGGGACGGGCAAGACGCGGGCCATCACCCACCGCATCGCCTACGGCGTGCACTCCGGCGCCTACGTCCCCAACCGCGTGCTGGCGGTGACGTTCACCGCGCGGGCGGCGGGGGAGATGCGCACCCGGCTGCGCGACCTGGGCGTGGCGGGCGTCCAGGCCCGCACGTTCCACGCCGCCGCCCTGCGCCAGCTGCAGTTCTTCTGGCCGCAGTCGATCGGCGGCACGCTGCCGAACCTCGTCGAGCACAAGGCGCCGCTGGTCGCCGACGCGTGCCACCGCCTGCGCATCCAGGCCGACCGGGCCCGCGTGCGCGACCTGTCGGCCGAGGTCGAGTGGACCAAGGTCATGCTCGTCGACCCCGACGACTACGTGCGGTCGGCGACGGCGGCCGGCCGTGGGGAGCCGGGCGGGCTGGACCTGGCGACCGTGGCCCGGCTCGTGCGGACCTACGAGGACGTCAAGACCGACCGCGCCGTCATCGACTTCGAGGACGTCCTGCTGCTGACGGCGGGCATCCTCGACGAGCGGCCGGACGTCGCCGCGACCGTCCGAGAGCAGTACCGCCACTTCGTCGTCGACGAGTACCAGGACGTCTCGCCGCTGCAGCAGCGGCTGCTGGACCTGTGGCTCGGCGGCCGGCAGGACCTGTGCGTCGTCGGCGACGCCAGCCAGACGATCTACTCCTTCGCGGGCGCCACGCCCGAGCACCTGCTCGACTTCCCGCGCCGCCACCCCGGCGCGACCGTCGTGCGTCTCGTGCGCGACTACCGCTCCACCCCGGAGGTCGTGCAGCTGGCGAACTCCGTGCTGTCCCAGGCCACGGGCCTGCACGCCCGCGCCCGCCTCGAACTCATCGCCCAGCGCCCCTCCGGCCCGCCGCCGTCGTTCACGGCCTACGACGACGACGTGGCCGAGGCGTCCGGGGTCGCCGCGCGCATCGCCGCGGAGATCCGCGCCGGCCGGTCGGCCAAGGACGTCGCGGTCCTGTTCCGCACCAACGGGCAGTCGCAGGCGCTGGAGTCGGCGCTCGCCGACGCCGGCGTCGGGTACGTCGTCCGGGGTGGGGAGCGGTTCTTCTCCCGCAAGGAGGTGCGCGACGCCGTCGTGCTGCTGCGCGGGGCTGCTCGGTCCGCGCTGCCGGGGCACGACCTGGGGGAGGAGACCCGCGCGGTGCTCGGCTCGGCCGGCTGGTCCTCGACCGCGCCGACGGCGGGCGGAGCGACCCGCGAGCGCTGGGAGTCGTTGCAGGCCCTCGTGGTCCTGGCCGACGAGCTCGCGCAGAAGCGGCCCGGTGCGACCGTGGCCGACCTCGTCGACGAGCTCGTCGAACGCAGCCAGGCCCAGCACGCCCCGACCGTCGACGGCGTGACGCTCGCCTCCTTCCACGCGGCCAAGGGCCTGGAATGGGACGTCGTCCACCTCGTGGGCGTCAGCGAGGGTCTGCTGCCCATCTCCTTCGCCGAGACGCCGGAGGACGTCGAGGAGGAGCGCCGACTGCTGTACGTCGGCATCACCCGGGCCCGCGAGGGGATCCACCTGTCGTGGGCCGGGGCGCGGACCCCCGGGGGCCGCGCGACCCGCAAACCCTCCCGGTTCCTCGACGCGGTCCGCCCGCAAGCGGCCCCGGCCGGTCGCCGCCCCGCCGGTGGCGGATCGTCCAAGCCGCGCAGTTCCGGGCCCATGACGTGCCGCGTCTGCGGCGGCGCGCTGAGCGTGGCGGTGGACCGCAAGCTGCGCCGGCACGCCGACTGCCCCGCCAGCTACGACGAGGCGGTGTTCGAGAGGCTGCGCGAGTGGCGCAGCGCCACCGCCAGGGCCGCCGAGGTCCCCGCCTACGTCGTCTTCACCGACGCCACCCTCATGGCCATCGCCGAGGCCGTGCCCGCCAGCACGGCCGAGCTGTCGCGCATCGGGGGCGTCGGTCCGTCCAAGCTGGAGAAGTACGGCGACGACGTCCTCGGGGTCATCGCCGGTTGA
- a CDS encoding DUF998 domain-containing protein, which translates to MTPGRPCGRRRPVGPSIGAAAALSALAVIWGLRSSTGADVYVSQLGAEGQGTAPAFNGALLLLAAGGLLVARGCRDHRNRVALLGAWSVTTTLTTASAAFAVASQVTCTAGCPVPLTPGAGLQDLIHVVVAVVGFGAAAWAMLQVCCSAVPRGVRLASGAAALAVASVAAAGGLLSVFGVATDVGALLEFSAMTVAVLWLAGYASWTSLSGPVDGPG; encoded by the coding sequence GTGACCCCGGGACGCCCCTGCGGGCGGCGTCGACCGGTCGGGCCCTCGATCGGCGCCGCGGCGGCCCTGTCGGCCCTGGCCGTCATCTGGGGTCTGCGCTCGTCGACGGGTGCCGACGTCTACGTCAGTCAGCTGGGTGCGGAGGGCCAGGGCACCGCCCCCGCCTTCAACGGCGCCCTGTTGCTGCTGGCGGCCGGCGGGCTGCTGGTGGCTCGTGGCTGCCGGGACCACCGGAACCGGGTGGCGCTGCTGGGGGCCTGGTCGGTCACGACCACGTTGACCACGGCCAGTGCGGCGTTCGCCGTCGCCTCCCAGGTGACCTGCACCGCCGGGTGCCCGGTCCCCCTGACCCCGGGGGCCGGCCTGCAGGACCTGATCCACGTGGTCGTGGCGGTCGTGGGCTTCGGAGCCGCTGCCTGGGCCATGCTGCAGGTCTGCTGCAGCGCCGTGCCGCGCGGGGTGCGGCTGGCCTCGGGGGCCGCTGCGCTGGCCGTGGCGTCGGTCGCTGCGGCCGGTGGGCTGCTGTCGGTCTTCGGCGTCGCCACCGACGTGGGTGCGTTGCTGGAGTTCAGCGCGATGACCGTCGCGGTCCTGTGGTTGGCCGGCTACGCGTCGTGGACCTCCCTGTCGGGTCCGGTGGACGGGCCCGGCTGA
- the nudC gene encoding NAD(+) diphosphatase, producing the protein MTPVPLPSPPLSNLALSRQHLDRNGVDRVPASRLADLWASPGTRVLRVHAGRAPVVGTPEGPRLVLRAPTEVPAPGPEDLQLYLGVEDGVHHVAVISTEAEPESTDGAAGGEEWRGLREVGEQLPARDAGLFTEALSMGNWHAVTRFSPRTGQPLTATTSGWVKTEPDGREHFPRTDAAVIMAIISPDDRLLLGHQPIWPANRYSVLAGFVEPGECFEDTVRREAFEEAGIVVGTDPDDVRYLGSQPWPFPASLMVGFAARAVTTEIKVDGDEIALARWFSREELTEELRTGGVLPPPGVSIARRLIEAWYGGPLPVEDRPWV; encoded by the coding sequence GTGACCCCCGTGCCGCTCCCGAGCCCTCCGCTGAGCAACCTCGCCCTGTCCCGGCAGCACCTGGACCGCAACGGGGTCGACCGCGTGCCGGCCTCGCGGCTGGCCGACCTGTGGGCCTCGCCGGGCACCCGCGTCCTGCGGGTGCACGCCGGCCGCGCTCCCGTCGTGGGCACCCCGGAGGGGCCCCGGCTGGTGCTGCGCGCCCCCACCGAGGTCCCGGCACCGGGGCCGGAGGACCTCCAGCTGTACCTGGGCGTCGAGGACGGCGTGCACCACGTCGCCGTCATCTCCACCGAGGCCGAACCGGAGAGCACGGACGGCGCGGCCGGCGGGGAGGAGTGGCGCGGTCTGCGCGAGGTGGGCGAGCAGCTGCCCGCGCGCGACGCGGGGTTGTTCACCGAGGCGCTGTCCATGGGGAACTGGCACGCCGTGACCCGGTTCTCCCCGCGCACGGGTCAGCCGCTGACCGCGACGACGTCGGGCTGGGTGAAGACCGAGCCGGACGGCCGCGAGCACTTCCCGCGCACCGACGCCGCGGTCATCATGGCGATCATCTCCCCGGACGACCGCCTGCTCCTGGGGCACCAGCCGATCTGGCCGGCCAACCGCTACTCCGTGCTCGCGGGTTTCGTCGAACCCGGCGAGTGCTTCGAGGACACCGTGCGCCGGGAGGCCTTCGAGGAGGCCGGGATCGTCGTCGGCACCGACCCCGACGACGTGCGCTACCTCGGCAGCCAGCCGTGGCCGTTCCCGGCCAGCCTCATGGTCGGTTTCGCGGCCCGCGCGGTGACCACGGAGATCAAGGTCGACGGCGATGAGATCGCCCTGGCCCGCTGGTTCTCCCGGGAGGAACTGACCGAGGAGCTGCGGACCGGTGGGGTCCTGCCGCCCCCGGGCGTCTCGATCGCCCGCCGGCTCATCGAGGCCTGGTACGGCGGGCCGCTGCCCGTCGAGGACCGGCCCTGGGTCTGA
- a CDS encoding macrolide 2'-phosphotransferase — protein MPARSPRVLAALATAAVRNLDVVAAGPVEADGADFDVALVVGADGTRYVVRTPRRAAAAAALDAEVELLGGLVDPLPFAVPEVAGTLALPDGGRCVVHPELPGHPLDPGSLRPGPGLAASLGTGLAALHQIDGSVFSEAGVPVYDAEEYRRRRLSELDRAAGTGHVPPRLLTRWEALMEDVTHWRFAATPVHGDLVGEHVRTDGDRLTGITGWVDAKIADPADDFAWLAVGADPDALESVLEAYAHALPEPPDPDLLLRARLAGELALARWLLLGLRIEDPEIVEDARRMLDELAAHADATPLG, from the coding sequence GTGCCAGCCCGCTCGCCCCGCGTCCTCGCCGCCCTCGCCACCGCCGCCGTGCGCAACCTGGACGTGGTCGCGGCCGGCCCGGTCGAGGCCGACGGCGCGGACTTCGACGTGGCGCTGGTGGTGGGCGCCGACGGCACCCGCTACGTCGTGCGCACCCCCCGCCGCGCCGCCGCGGCCGCCGCCCTCGACGCCGAGGTCGAACTCCTCGGGGGGCTCGTCGACCCGCTCCCGTTCGCGGTGCCCGAGGTCGCCGGGACCCTCGCGCTGCCCGACGGCGGGCGCTGCGTCGTGCACCCCGAGCTGCCCGGCCACCCGCTGGACCCGGGGTCCCTGCGGCCCGGTCCGGGACTGGCCGCCTCCCTCGGCACGGGCCTGGCGGCCCTGCACCAGATCGACGGGTCGGTGTTCAGCGAGGCCGGCGTCCCCGTCTACGACGCCGAGGAGTACCGGCGCCGCCGGTTGTCCGAGCTGGACCGCGCCGCCGGGACCGGGCACGTCCCGCCGCGACTGCTCACGCGCTGGGAGGCGCTCATGGAGGACGTGACGCACTGGCGGTTCGCGGCCACCCCCGTCCACGGCGACCTCGTGGGCGAGCACGTCCGCACCGACGGCGACCGGCTCACCGGCATCACCGGGTGGGTGGACGCCAAGATCGCCGACCCCGCCGACGACTTCGCGTGGCTCGCGGTGGGGGCCGACCCGGACGCCCTGGAGTCCGTCCTGGAGGCCTACGCGCACGCCCTGCCCGAACCCCCCGACCCCGACCTGCTGCTGCGGGCCCGGCTCGCCGGTGAGCTCGCCCTGGCCCGCTGGCTGCTGCTGGGGTTGCGCATCGAGGACCCCGAGATCGTCGAGGACGCCCGGCGGATGCTCGACGAGCTCGCCGCCCACGCCGACGCCACCCCCCTGGGCTGA
- a CDS encoding uridine kinase, with protein MPTSTFRPTGPREFADRWASSLPPGARVGVDGAVDADTRWYAEHLAQALRDVARPVLLTTWQGFWRPRSLRFEFGRDDPDAYLDGWLDVPGLYREVLEPLAAPTGRWWVPSLYDPDTDRASRARREDVPDDAVLVLAGSFLLTNSLRWGFDAVVHLSTSEAAIRRRVPAEDADRVAGGWQRYLATEDPADAATVVLHCEDPRHPAELLQE; from the coding sequence GTGCCGACGAGCACCTTCCGGCCCACCGGTCCGCGCGAGTTCGCCGACCGGTGGGCCTCGTCGTTGCCGCCGGGGGCCCGGGTGGGCGTGGACGGGGCCGTCGACGCCGACACCCGCTGGTACGCCGAGCACCTGGCGCAGGCCCTGCGCGACGTCGCACGGCCGGTGCTGCTGACGACGTGGCAGGGGTTCTGGCGGCCGCGCTCGCTGCGGTTCGAGTTCGGCCGCGACGACCCCGACGCCTACCTCGACGGCTGGCTCGACGTCCCCGGCCTGTACCGCGAGGTGCTCGAACCCCTCGCCGCCCCGACCGGGCGGTGGTGGGTGCCCTCGCTCTACGACCCCGACACCGACCGCGCCTCCCGCGCCCGGCGCGAGGACGTCCCCGACGACGCCGTGCTGGTGCTCGCCGGGTCGTTCCTGCTGACGAACTCCCTGCGGTGGGGCTTCGACGCCGTCGTGCACCTGTCGACGTCGGAGGCGGCGATCCGCCGGCGGGTCCCGGCCGAGGACGCCGACCGCGTCGCGGGCGGCTGGCAGCGGTACCTGGCGACCGAGGACCCGGCCGACGCCGCGACGGTGGTCCTGCACTGCGAGGACCCCCGCCACCCCGCGGAACTGCTGCAGGAGTAG
- a CDS encoding M48 metallopeptidase family protein, with protein MERELPDESVVDLRDVDVRRSRRRTRTVSAYRDGDRTVVLIPARFSSLEEREWVQRMVTRLEAADRRRNPLDGDLLDRARELSRRHLDGLARPQSVTWVDNQHHRWGSCTPADASIRLSSRLQGMPGWVLDYVLLHELAHLLVPTHSRQFWGLLESYPRTERARGFLAGIDHATGHEGPGHHDRDDEVDEHEFDGGAPDVLPTTG; from the coding sequence CTGGAGCGCGAGCTGCCGGACGAGTCCGTCGTGGACCTGCGCGACGTCGACGTGCGCCGCAGCCGGCGCCGCACCCGCACGGTCTCGGCCTACCGCGACGGCGACCGCACGGTCGTCCTCATCCCGGCCCGGTTCAGCTCCCTCGAGGAGCGCGAGTGGGTCCAGCGCATGGTGACGCGGCTGGAGGCCGCCGACCGGCGCCGCAACCCCCTCGACGGGGACCTGCTGGACCGGGCGCGCGAGCTGTCCCGCCGTCACCTCGACGGCCTCGCCCGACCGCAGTCGGTGACGTGGGTCGACAACCAGCACCACCGCTGGGGGTCGTGCACCCCGGCCGACGCGAGCATCCGGTTGTCGAGCCGGCTGCAGGGGATGCCCGGCTGGGTCCTCGACTACGTCCTCCTGCACGAGCTGGCCCACCTGCTCGTGCCCACGCACTCGCGGCAGTTCTGGGGGCTGCTGGAGTCCTACCCCCGCACCGAGCGGGCTCGCGGTTTCCTCGCGGGGATCGACCACGCCACCGGCCACGAGGGGCCGGGGCACCACGACCGCGACGACGAGGTCGACGAGCACGAGTTCGACGGTGGCGCCCCCGACGTGCTGCCGACGACCGGCTGA
- a CDS encoding response regulator: MPVSVLVVDDDSLVRSALRLVLDGAEDVQVVGAADNGAQAVRLVRELQPDVVLMDLRMPEMDGLEATEVLLGPAGTARGGPDATPEGGRSPARPPAIVVLTTFDTDEHLLRALRAGATGFLLKDTPPSDIVAAVRAAAQGSPVLSPAVTQLLIERVTNRPGDAAASTLVQQLNERERSIVVAVGRGLSNAQIARELEVTPASVKAQVSRLLSRLDMSSRVQLGVLARDGDLL; encoded by the coding sequence GTGCCCGTCTCGGTCCTGGTCGTCGATGACGACTCCCTCGTCCGTTCGGCCCTGCGCCTGGTCCTCGACGGCGCCGAGGACGTGCAGGTCGTCGGGGCGGCCGACAACGGCGCGCAGGCGGTTCGCCTGGTGCGTGAGCTGCAGCCGGACGTCGTCCTCATGGACCTGCGCATGCCGGAGATGGACGGGCTCGAGGCGACCGAGGTGCTGTTGGGCCCCGCGGGCACGGCGCGCGGTGGACCCGACGCGACCCCGGAGGGGGGTCGGTCCCCGGCACGACCGCCGGCGATCGTGGTGCTGACGACGTTCGACACCGACGAGCACCTGCTGCGGGCTCTGCGGGCCGGGGCGACCGGGTTCCTGCTCAAGGACACGCCCCCGTCCGACATCGTCGCCGCCGTCCGCGCCGCCGCCCAGGGGTCTCCGGTGCTCTCACCGGCCGTGACGCAGCTGCTCATCGAACGAGTCACCAACCGTCCCGGTGACGCCGCGGCGAGCACGCTCGTGCAGCAGCTGAACGAACGAGAACGTTCCATCGTGGTGGCTGTGGGCCGGGGGTTATCCAACGCTCAGATCGCCCGCGAGCTGGAGGTGACCCCCGCCTCGGTCAAGGCGCAGGTCTCCCGCCTGCTGTCGCGGTTGGACATGAGCAGCCGGGTGCAGCTGGGCGTCTTGGCCCGCGACGGTGACCTCCTCTGA
- a CDS encoding WhiB family transcriptional regulator: MSGVTRRHTPDPLPCRRFDSELWFAEKPDDVELAKSLCQECPLVNACLAGALERAEPWGVWGGQLVLAGVVVPRKRPRGRPRKHPVAA, translated from the coding sequence GTGAGCGGCGTGACCCGCCGCCACACGCCGGACCCGCTGCCCTGCCGCCGCTTCGACTCCGAGCTCTGGTTTGCCGAGAAGCCCGACGACGTCGAGCTCGCCAAGTCGCTGTGCCAGGAGTGCCCGCTCGTGAACGCCTGCCTCGCAGGCGCTCTGGAGCGCGCAGAGCCCTGGGGCGTCTGGGGCGGCCAGCTCGTGCTCGCCGGGGTCGTCGTCCCCCGCAAGCGCCCGCGCGGCCGTCCCCGCAAGCACCCCGTCGCCGCCTGA
- a CDS encoding sensor histidine kinase, producing MLRALREAFVLVASGATVLVSAADLLGGAAGAGELVAAAVLSTAVVVLLVLRRRWPLAVSVATTGLYAVDGDVVIAALVALGALAVRSSWRRACLGAVVALGVLVLRQTGYGSDVQDLWLEPGGVAIGVLGIALVTCAGLYVKARRDLLAAAVERARRVEAEQELREERARHRERTRIAREMHDVLAHRLSMLSLHAGALEYREDIAGSQVAEAAAVIRENAHEALQDLRDVLGVLRARTSVGTSGAGSPDDGDEDADGSGGTPAGLRPPPTIAHLPALVREATALGSDVSLNVTGPVQAPSGAAGRAAYRIVQEGLTNARKHAPGAHTDVDVDVDAAQIHLRVVNSAPREGPSAAHDLRARGSGNGLTGVAERVELLGGSASHGPTADGGFRLDVVLPHRPPGRRSRR from the coding sequence GTGCTGCGCGCGTTGCGCGAGGCCTTCGTCCTGGTGGCGTCCGGGGCGACCGTGCTGGTGTCCGCGGCCGACCTCCTGGGTGGAGCGGCCGGGGCCGGGGAACTGGTCGCCGCGGCGGTGCTGAGCACGGCCGTGGTGGTCCTGCTGGTGCTCCGCCGGCGGTGGCCCTTGGCGGTGTCGGTCGCGACCACCGGGCTGTACGCCGTGGACGGCGACGTGGTCATCGCCGCGCTGGTGGCCCTCGGGGCCCTGGCGGTGCGCAGCTCGTGGCGACGTGCGTGCCTGGGGGCCGTCGTGGCGCTGGGCGTGCTCGTCCTGAGGCAGACCGGCTACGGCAGCGACGTGCAGGACCTCTGGCTCGAGCCGGGCGGCGTCGCCATCGGCGTCCTGGGCATCGCCCTCGTCACGTGCGCCGGCCTGTACGTGAAGGCGCGTCGTGATCTGCTGGCGGCGGCCGTCGAGCGGGCCCGACGAGTCGAGGCGGAGCAGGAGCTGCGCGAGGAGCGGGCCCGGCACCGTGAGCGGACCCGCATCGCCCGGGAGATGCACGACGTCCTGGCCCACCGGTTGTCCATGCTGTCGCTGCACGCCGGAGCGCTGGAGTACCGCGAGGACATCGCCGGTTCACAGGTCGCCGAGGCTGCGGCCGTCATCCGCGAGAACGCCCACGAGGCGCTGCAGGACCTGCGCGACGTGCTGGGGGTGCTGCGGGCGCGGACGTCGGTCGGGACCTCGGGGGCAGGTTCTCCGGACGACGGGGACGAGGACGCCGACGGGAGCGGTGGGACCCCGGCCGGGTTGCGACCCCCACCCACGATCGCGCACCTGCCGGCGCTCGTCCGCGAGGCGACTGCCCTGGGCTCGGACGTCTCCTTGAACGTCACCGGTCCCGTCCAGGCCCCCTCCGGCGCCGCGGGACGTGCGGCCTACCGGATCGTGCAGGAAGGGCTGACCAACGCCCGCAAGCACGCCCCCGGCGCGCACACCGACGTCGACGTCGACGTCGACGCCGCGCAGATCCACCTGCGCGTCGTCAACTCCGCCCCGCGGGAGGGGCCTTCGGCGGCTCACGACCTGAGGGCACGAGGCTCCGGGAACGGCCTGACGGGCGTGGCCGAGCGGGTGGAACTCCTCGGCGGCAGCGCGTCTCACGGCCCCACCGCCGACGGCGGCTTCCGGCTCGACGTCGTCCTGCCGCACCGTCCCCCGGGCCGACGGAGTCGGCGGTGA